TTTACAAGCTTTTTCTTGTCCGTCCCGTAATAAGACATCGGATGTCCCCCAGGGGGGGTATGCTCAGCTTGGCATACCCCCCCTGGGGTGTACCGTTTTCCGTCTTGTACTTGCGCCCTTCTTCCATATACCTCACTTTGAGTATCCGCCTGATGAGCCGCATCTGCGAATTCATTCGCATAACATCTAATCGATGCCCAACAGGTATTTATGGATGGATCTGGCCGCGGTGCGCCCCGCGCCCATGGCCAGGATGACCGTGGCGGCGCCGGTAACCACGTCGCCGCCGGCGTAAACCCCCGGCTTGGAGGTAGCGCAGGTTTCCGGGTCGGCGGTGATATTGCCTCTCCTGTTGACCGCCAGGTCGGGCGTGGTCTTGGGAATCAGCGGGTTGGGCCCCGTGCCGATAGCCACCACCATCGTGTCCACCTCCAGGATGAATTCGGAGCCCTTAACCGGCACCGGGCTGCGCCGGCCGGAAGCGTCCGGCTCGCCTAACTCATAGCGCAGGCATTCCATACCGGTTACCCAGTAGTCATCGTTATAGAGGATCCTGGTCGGGTTGGTGAGGAATTGAAACTTAACGCCTTCTTCCTCGGCGTGCTCAACCTCTTCAAACCGCGCCGGCAGCTCCACCCTGGAGCGCCGGTAGACGATCCAGGACTCCTGCGCGCCCAGGCGCAGGGCCGTGCGCGCGGCGTCCATGGCCACGTTGCCGCCGCCCAATACGGCCACCCTTTTGCCGACAAAGATGGGGGTGTCTGTTTCCGGGAAGCGGTAAGCCTGCATCAAGTTGGAGCGGGTCAGAAACTCGTTGGCCGAGTACACCCCGCAGGCGTTTTCGCCGGGTATCCGCATAAAGTTGGGCAGGCCGGCGCCGGTACCGAGAAAGACAGCGTCATAGCCATTTTCCATCAGTTCATCGATAGTGGAAAACTTGCCGACGATAGCGTTGACCTGAATATCGACCCCCAACTTCTTGAGGTTGTCGATTTCCGCCTGGACGACTGACTTGGGCAGGCGGAACTCGGGAATGCCGTACATCAGCACGCCGCCCGCGATATGCAGGGCTTCAAAGATGGTGACCTTGTGGCCGAGCTTGGCCAGGTCGGCGGCGCAGGTCAGCCCGGCCGGACCGGACCCCACGATTGCCACCTTCTTGCCGGTGGAAGATGCTGTTGCCGGAAGCTTTACCCCGGCGGCCAGTTCCCGGTCAGCCACATAACGTTCAATCCGGCCGATAGCCACCGGCTCGTATTTCTTGCCCAGGGTGCAGTACTTTTCACACTGGTTTTCCTGGGGACAAACCCGCCCGCAAACTGCCGGCAAGGCGTTCGTTTCCTTGAGTTTTTGGGCACTCCCGGCAAAGTCCCGTTCGGCAACCTTTTTGATAAAAGCTGGGATGTCAATATCTACTGGACAGCCCTGCCGGCAGGGAGCGTTTTTGCACTGGATGCAGCGCTCCGCCTCGGCGATAACGGCTTCTTCGCTGTAGCCCAGGGCAACTTCGTTAAAGTTCCCGGCTCGAATCACGGGGTCCTGAGCCGGCATGGGGTTCTTTTGGGGGATAATAGCTTTTTTTGCGTTTTCCGCAGCCATTACTCTTCACCCCCGCATCTGCACTGATGATCATGCCTGGGCCCTTTTTCTTCATACAGGTCCAGGGAAACTTTTTCCTGCGTTTTATATACTGCGGAGCGGCGGGCCAATTCTATAAAATCCACCTCGTGCCCGTCAAATTCAGGGCCGTCAACACAGGTGAACCTGGTCTCGCCGCCCACGGTCACCCGGCAGCAGCCACACATGCCTGTGCCGTCAACCATCAGGGTGTTGATGCTGACCACGGTCTTGACACCATATCTCCTGGTCAGGTCGGACACCGCCCGCATCATGGGCAGGGGCCCGATGGCGAGACACAGGTCAATTCCTTTGTCTTCAATGATTTCCTTGAGTAAGTCGGTCACGAAGCCCTTGCGCCCGTAGGAGCCGTCGTCGGTGGCCGCCAATAGTTCGTCCGATACGGCCCTCATGCGATCTTCCCAGAAAATGAGGTCTTTGGTCCTGGCCCCGATGATGCTGATAATTTCATTTCCGGCTTCTTTAAGCGCCCTGGCAATGGGGTAAACGGGAGCGACTCCCACTCCGCCGCCGACGCAGGCCACCCGGCCGTAATTCTGAATATGGGACGGGACGCCCAGCGGGCCGACAAAGTCCTTCAGGCAGTCTCCCGCCTCAAATGTGCCCAGCTCTTTGGTGGTCCTGCCCACTTCCTGGAAAACACAGGTAATGGTCCCTTCAGCCCGGTCAAAATCCGCTATGGTTACGGGTATCCGCTCACCTTCTTCATGGACACGCAGGATAACGAACTGACCAGCCAACGCTTTTGCGGCTACCAACGGGGCCTGGATCTTAATTAGTTTGATGGAAGCTCCCAGCTCTTCTTTTTCAATAATTTCGTACATCTTAATCACTCTT
This region of Pelotomaculum schinkii genomic DNA includes:
- a CDS encoding sulfide/dihydroorotate dehydrogenase-like FAD/NAD-binding protein yields the protein MYEIIEKEELGASIKLIKIQAPLVAAKALAGQFVILRVHEEGERIPVTIADFDRAEGTITCVFQEVGRTTKELGTFEAGDCLKDFVGPLGVPSHIQNYGRVACVGGGVGVAPVYPIARALKEAGNEIISIIGARTKDLIFWEDRMRAVSDELLAATDDGSYGRKGFVTDLLKEIIEDKGIDLCLAIGPLPMMRAVSDLTRRYGVKTVVSINTLMVDGTGMCGCCRVTVGGETRFTCVDGPEFDGHEVDFIELARRSAVYKTQEKVSLDLYEEKGPRHDHQCRCGGEE
- the gltA gene encoding NADPH-dependent glutamate synthase: MAAENAKKAIIPQKNPMPAQDPVIRAGNFNEVALGYSEEAVIAEAERCIQCKNAPCRQGCPVDIDIPAFIKKVAERDFAGSAQKLKETNALPAVCGRVCPQENQCEKYCTLGKKYEPVAIGRIERYVADRELAAGVKLPATASSTGKKVAIVGSGPAGLTCAADLAKLGHKVTIFEALHIAGGVLMYGIPEFRLPKSVVQAEIDNLKKLGVDIQVNAIVGKFSTIDELMENGYDAVFLGTGAGLPNFMRIPGENACGVYSANEFLTRSNLMQAYRFPETDTPIFVGKRVAVLGGGNVAMDAARTALRLGAQESWIVYRRSRVELPARFEEVEHAEEEGVKFQFLTNPTRILYNDDYWVTGMECLRYELGEPDASGRRSPVPVKGSEFILEVDTMVVAIGTGPNPLIPKTTPDLAVNRRGNITADPETCATSKPGVYAGGDVVTGAATVILAMGAGRTAARSIHKYLLGID